GACTTATACGATGGCTAACGTGATCGCCCGCATGGGGCGGCCGGCCATCGTTTTTGCGCCTAACAAGACGCTGGCGGCGCAGCTGTACAGCGAGTTCCGCGAGTTTTTCCCGCACAACGCGGTCGAGTATTTCGTCAGCTACTACGATTACTACCAGCCGGAAGCGTATGTGCCGCAGCGCGACTTGTTCATCGAGAAAGATTCCTCGATCAACGAACACATCGAGCAGATGCGGCTGTCCTGCACCAAATCGCTGATGGAGCGGCGCGATGTGGTTATTGTGGCAACGGTGTCGGCGATCTACGGTATCGGTAATCCCAACGAATACCACCAGATGATCCTGACCTTGCGCGCCAAAGACAAGGTCAGCCAGCGCGATGTGATCGCGCGCCTGATCCAGATGCAGTACACGCGCAATGAAATCGATTTCGGCCGCGGCACCTTCCGCGTGCGCGGCGATACCATCGATGTGTTTCCCGCCGAGCATGCCGAGCTGGCGGTGCGCATCGAAATGTTCGACGACGAGATCGACAACCTGCAGCTGTTCGATCCGCTGACCGGCCGCGTGCGCCAGAAGATTCCGCGCTTCACGGTCTATCCCGGCTCGCACTACGTGACGCCGCGCGCCACCGTGCTGCGCGCCATCGACACCATCAAGGAAGAGCTGCGCGACCGCCTGGAATTTTTCCGTAAGGAAAATAAATTAATCGAAGAGCAGCGCATCGAACAGCGCACCCGCTTCGACCTGGAAATGATGCAGGAAATCGGCTTTACCAAGGGCATTGAGAACTATTCGCGCCACCTGAGCGGCGCCTTGCCGGGCGAGCCGCCGCCGACTCTGGTCGATTACTTGCCGCCGGATGCGCTGATGTTTCTGGATGAGTCGCACGTGTTGATCGGCCAGTTGAACGCCATGTACAACGGTGACCGCTCACGCAAGACCAACCTGGTGGATTACGGCTTCCGCTTGCCGTCGGCGCTGGACAACCGGCCGCTGCGTTTCGATGAATTCGAAGGCAAGATGCGGCAGACGATTTTCGTATCGGCCACACCCGCCGACTATGAAAACCAGCATGCCGACCAGGTGGTGGAGCAGGTGGTGCGGCCGACCGGCCTGATCGACCCTGCCATCGAAGTGCGGCCGGCCTTGAGCCAGGTCGACGATTTGATGACTGAAGCGAATGCTCGCATCAAGAAAAACGAGCGCGTGCTGGTGACCACGCTGACCAAGCGCATGGCCGAGCAGTTGACCGAATTCTTGAGCGATAACGGCATCAAGGTGCGCTATCTGCACAGCGATATCGAAACCGTGGAGCGGGTCGAAATCATCCGCGATCTGCGCCTGGGAACCTTCGACGTGCTGGTCGGGATCAACCTGCTGCGCGAAGGCCTGGACATTCCCGAAGTGTCGCTGGTGGCGATCCTGGACGCCGACAAGGAAGGCTTCCTGCGTTCCGAACGCAGCCTGATCCAGACCATCGGCCGCGCCGCCCGTAACCTCAACGGCACCGCCATCTTGTATGCGGATCGCATGACCGATTCGATGCGCCGCGCGATCGATGAAACCGAGCGCCGCCGCAACAAGCAGATTGCCTTCAATACCGCCAACGGCATCACGCCGATCGGCATCAGCAAGCAGATCAAGGAATTGATCGACGGCGTCTACAGCCCGCAGGAAGCGCGCGAAGAGCTGCATGCGGCGCAGGACCAGGCCAAGTACGAGGCGATGAGCGAGAAGCAGGTGAGCAAGGAAATCAAGCGCCTGGAAAAGCAGATGCTCGATCACGCCAAGAACCTGGAGTTCGAAAAAGCCGCGCAGGTGCGCGATCAGTTGCATGTGCTGAAGCAGCAGCTGTTCGGTGCGCCGGGAGCGGACAATATTGTTATGTAGTTGCAGTGGCTTTAAGTAGGCACGAGCTCGTTCAGCCAAGACTTGAGATGTGTCGTCCCCGCGAACGCGGGGACCCATGTTAGTTGCCGCAACATGGATTCCCGCGTTTGCGGGAATGACGCGGCCGGCGAGGTGGGGGCGCGTAGCTGGGGTCGCCTAGATGTGGCCGACGAGGTAAGGGCGCGCAGCTGGGGGTGCCTAGACCGGGTCGCCCAGACGGCGCAGTTGTTGAGGGCAAGTGATTGCTTTGTGTGTTTAAACTGTATTTTTAATGGCTTATGACTGATTTTCTACCTGCTTCAATTCGTGACGCTTTACGCGGCGTGCATCCTTCCTGGCTCGCCATCCTGGAAACCGGCCTGCGCGCCGTGGCGCAAGCCAATCCAGCCTACTTGCAGGATCTGGCCGCGGCCGATTACCTGCCGACCGAAGGCCGCATGTTTGCCGCCTTCAGCCAGCCGCTGGACGCGGTCCGTTATGTGCTGGTAGGCGAGGGACCTTATCCGCGCGCCGCCAGCGCCACTGGCGTCTGCTTCATGGATGGCGCGGTCGGTTCCTTATGGTCGGAGAAGGGTTTGTCCAAGCAGGTGAATCGCGCCACCTCGCTGCGTAATTTCATGAAGATGCTGCTGGTGGCCGACGGCCAGCTGGCCGTCGAAAGCACCACCGGAGATGCCATGTCCGGCGTGGCGCAGCAGGCGCAATTGCCTGGCTCGCCGGCGATCCAGCTGCTGGCGGATTTGCAGGACAATATGGTGGGGCAGGGATTCCTGTTGCTGAATGCGTCGCTGGTGTTCCGCTCCGACGTGCCGCCGGTGAAGGACGCCAAGGCCTGGCAGCCCTTCATGCAGGCGGTGCTGCAGGGGCTGGCTGACGCGGCGGAAGCTCGTGGCGCGGCTCTGCCGACGCTGGTGCTGTGGGGGAAAATCGCCGAGCAGCTAAATGCTTATGCGGTCACTGCGCGTTTTCCGAAGGCAGTCGCCGAGCATCCCTACAATCTCAGCTTTATCGGCAACGCCGGCATGCAAGCTCTGTTCGGGCCGATGCAGTTGCTGAAGCGCGCGCAGTAGGCGCGCTGCACGATGCTAGCCTGGGCTGGCCCGGGCTAAATCATTAAATAATTAAATTAAATCAGGCTCATCTGGCGCAGGTCGGTTTCGGCCTGGGTAGCTGCCTTGTCCGCCTCTGGCTCCGCTTCCGGTTCTGGCGCAAAGTCGAACTGCGGAGCGGCAGGCGCCTTTTTCGGCGCGGGGGCAGGCGCCGGCTTGGCCCGCTTGCTGCTCACCGCGGCAGTGGACAGCCAGCGCTTGAGCATGTCGTCGAACAGCGCCAGCATTCCTTCCGGCACTTCCTGTGTATACGCCTGGCGGATCACGATGCCGTCCCACATCGCGGTCAGCAGCAACGCCGCCTGCTGGGCATCCAGCGCAGTGTCGATCTGGCCGCGTTCCTGGGCGGTGCGCAGCATGTCTGCCAGGCCGTCCACCCATTCCGTCTCCGCCTTCTTGATCACCGCACCGACCCGCTTGTTGCGCAAGCCTTCGGCATAGATTTCCGTCATCAGGCCGGCGTCGCTGACCGCCGCGTAACGCTGGGCGAAAGCACGGGTGATGGCCGACAAGGCTTGCGGCAGGTCGTCGGTATCGTGGAATTCCGACAGCATGGTGCGCGCCTGGCGCCGCTCGTCCTCCGCCATGGCCGCGATGATGGCATCCTTGCTGGTGAAATAGCGGTACACCGCGCCCGGTCCCAGGCCTACTTCGGCGCAGATTTCCTGCATCGAGGTCTGGTGGAAGCCGTTCTTGCGGAAACACTTGCCGGCGGACTTCAGGATGTCGACGCGCTTCTGGTCGGCTCTCTGGGTCGGTGATTGCGATGTCTTGGATTTGCGGATGGCCATGCTAAGCGTGTCGAAAGAGTACTGTGCGGGAGGGTCGACATTATAGGTTTAAGCGTCGCTTCCTTGCATAAATTTTTTGCAGGAAACGCTTTTTCCCTGCTGCCGCTCTATAAGAAATGCCTTATTTTTCCCTGAAATCAGGGCTTTTCGGTATACCCCATATTTCTGTGGTTGATTAAATGACAATCGCCTTGAAAGCCACGGCCAGCGCGGGATTCCAGGAATCGGGCAATACCTGACGGATTCACTCAAGTTTGGTATACTGTCGTAACACTTCGCTTTTCCTGAACGGAAGGGCGCGGATAGATAGGTTCAAGAGCGGAGATTACATGCGTCTGACGACAAAAGGCCGGTTTGCGGTAACTGCGATGATCGATTTGGCATTGCGCCAGGGCAAGGGTCCTGTGACCTTGTCCGCCATCAGCGAGCGGCAAGAGATTTCCCTATCGTATCTGGAACAATTGTTCGGTAAGTTGCGCCGTCACCAGATTGTTGAATCCGTACGCGGGCCAGGCGGCGGATACAACCTGGCGCGCAAAGCGGAAGACGTCACCGTGGCCGATATCATAATCGCGGTCGACGAACCGCTCGATGCGACCCAGTGCGGCGGCAAGGAAAATTGCCACAGCCCGGACCACGAAGGCGGCAGCCGCTGCATGACGCACGATCTGTGGTCGACCCTGAACGCCAAGATGGTCGAATACCTGGATTCGGTGTCGCTCAAGGATTTGGTAGAACAGCAGCACGCGCAGCAAAAGAAGACCCTGGAACAAAATGTGGTGGTGATGCACCGGTCCCACCTGGTTGCTTGATTGGAGCTCAAAATAGTATGAACGCACCCTTGGAAAAAAGCCTGATAGACACATTGAAGGCGCCTCACTTCCCGATTTATATGGATTATTCGGCAACTACGCCGATCGATCCACGTGTTGCCGACAAGATGATTCCCTACCTGCGCGAGCAGTTCGGCAATCCGGCTTCGCGCAGCCACATGTATGGCTGGTCTGCTGAAAAAGCCGTCGAAGACGCGCGCGAGCAGGTCGCCAAGCTGGTCAACGCCGATTCGCGCGAGATCATCTGGACTTCCGGCGCCACCGAAGGCAACAACCTGGCGATCAAGGGCGCGGCCAATTTCTACAAGACCAAGGGCAAGCACATCATCACCGTCAAGACCGAACACAAGGCGGTGCTGGACGTGGTGCGCGAACTGGAGCGCCAAGGTTTCGAGGCGACTTACCTGCAACCGCAGGACAACGGCCTGATCACGCTGGAACAGCTGGAAGCGGCGATCCGCCCGGACACCATCCTGATCTCGGTCATGTTGGTGAACAATGAAATCGGCGTCATCCAGCCGATAGAAGAAATCGGCGAACTGTGCCGCCAGAAGGGCATCATTTTCCATTGCGATGCGGCGCAAGCCACCGGCAAGGTCGTGATCGACCTGGAAAAATGGAAAGTCGACCTGATGACTTTCACTGCGCACAAGACTTACGGCCCTAAGGGCGTCGGCGCCCTGTACGTACGGCGCAAGCCGCGCGTGCGCCTGGAGGCGCAGATGCACGGCGGCGGCCACGAGCGCGGCTTGCGTTCGGGCACTTTGCCTACCCACCAGATCGTCGGCATGGGCGCGGCTTTTGAAATCGCTCGTGAAGAAATGGATGAAGAAATCGTCCGCATCAAGGCGCTGCGCGACCGCCTGGCGACCGGCCTGCAAACGATCGAAGAAGTGTATGTCAACGGCGACATGGCGCACCGCGTGCCGCACAACCTGAATGTCAGCTTCAACTATGTTGAAGGCGAATCGCTGATCATGGCGATCAAGGACATCGCGGTCTCGTCAGGCTCGGCCTGCACCTCGGCCAGCCTGGAGCCGTCGTACGTATTGCGCGCGCTGGGCCGCAGCGACGAATTGGCGCACAGCTCGATCCGCTTCACCATCGGCCGTTTCACGACCGAAGAAGACATCGATTTCACGATTGAACTGATCAAGACCAAGGTTGCGAAACTGCGCGAGCTGTCGCCGCTGTGGGATATGTATAAAGACGGGATCGATATCAGTACGATCCAATGGGCGGCGCACTAAGCTATTTTTCTGCGGCTGATTGAATCTTCAGCGCCGCAGCATCAAACAAGGAGCAACAAAATGTCTTACTCAGCAAAAGTTTTGGACCACTACGAGAATCCACGCAATGTCGGCGCCTTTGAAAAAGGCGACGAGACTGTAGGCACCGGCATGGTCGGTGCGCCTGCTTGCGGCGACGTCATGAAATTGCAGATCAAGGTCGGCGCCGACGGCATCATCCAGGACGCCAAATTCAAGACCTACGGCTGCGGCTCGGCGATTGCTTCGTCGTCGCTGGTGACCGAATGGGTCAAGGGCAAGACCTTGGATCAAGCCATGTCGATCAAGAACACCCAGATCGCCGAAGAACTGGCGCTGCCGCCGGTCAAGATCCACTGCTCGATCCTGGCGGAAGATGCAATCAAGGCCGCGGTTGAGGATTACAAGGCCAAGCACGGCGAGCAGAAGCAAGCAGCTTAACTAATTGGGGACAGAGCTGCCCGGGTAGGGTTTAAGAGCCACCGCAGCGTGGCGAATTACTCTGTCCTCAACTGGTCAGATGCAGCGGTTAAATTGCAAAGTTATGGGTAGGACCGAGGGTTTTATAACCTCAGAAAAGAGATCGACGGTATATGGCAATCACACTTACGGAAAAAGCGGCGAAGCATATCAACCGCTATATCGAGCGGCGCGGCAAGGGCATCGGCCTGCGTTTCGGCGTGCGCACCACCGGCTGCTCGGGGCTGGCTTACAAGCTGGAATACGTGGATGAGAAGACGGATGAAGACGCCGTGTTCGAATCGCACGGGATCCAGGTGTTTGTCGATCCCAAGAGCTTGCCGTATATCGACGGTACCGAGCTCGACTTTGCCCGCGAAGGCTTGAACGAAGGCTTCAAGTTCTACAACCCGAACGTCAAGGACGAGTGCGGCTGCGGCGAGAGTTTCCGCATCTGACGCCGGCGGACTGCGCCGGGTTGCATCACGCTGGATTAGATGGATGACCAAGCCTGTTGATGTACGACAGGCTTTTGTTTTATAGCCGGACCCATGCAGATGGCCGGCCACTTGGGGCCAGGCGACGCCAGCCCAGGCTACTTTAAAACCATGCAAAATCACTTCGAACTGTTCCAACTGCCGCAACACTTCACGCTCGACATGACGGCGCTGGACCAGGCCTACCACGAGGTGCAGAACCAGACGCATCCGGACCGTTTCGTCAACGCCACTGCTGCTGAAAAGCGCGTGGCGATGCAATGGACCACACGCGCCAATGAAGCCTACCAGGTCCTGAAGAGCCCGTTCAAGCGCGCCGCCTACCTGTGCGAGCTGAACGGCGTCGAGCTGCAGGCGGAGTCGAACACGGCCATGCCGGCGGCTTTCCTGATGCAGCAGATGGAGTGGCGCGAAACGCTGGACGATGCGCGCGCCGCCAAGAACGTGGCAGCGCTGGAGCAGCTGGACCGCGAATTGCGCGCCGCCCGCAGGGCCGATCTGCAGGAGATCGGCAAGCTGCTGGATGCCGGCGATTTCGAAAAGGCGGCGCAACTGGTGCGGCAGCTGATGTTCCTGGACAAGTTCGGCAACGAAATCGGCAATGCCTTCGCCATTCTTGAATCCTGATTAAGCCGTTTATTTCAATTTCATCCTTCGCCGAGTAATAGCATGCCTGAAATCTGGTTGTTCCTTATCGCCGCAATGACCCTGACCCTGGCGCCGGGGCCGGACAATATCTATGTGCTGACGCGCGGCATCGCCCAGGGCCGCAAGGCCGGGCTGGTGTCGGCGCTGGGCTTCAGCTCGGGCCTGATTTTCCATACCATGCTGGCGGTGCTGGGTTTCGCCGCGCTGATCAAGGCTTCGCCGTTGGCGTATTCGCTGCTGCGCTATGCCGGCGCCGGCTACCTGGTCTACATCGGCGTGCGCACCCTGCGTTCGCATTCGGCTGTCCAGCTGGGCGGCAGCGATACGGCGCCGCCGATGAAGCTGTCGCGCATCTATTGGCAGAGCGTGATCGCCAACATCCTGAATCCGAAAGTAACGCTGTTCTTCATCGCATTCCTGCCGCAGTTCGTGAATGCAAGCGCTGGCCATATTCCGGCACAGATGCTGCTGCTGGCGGCAATATTCATCCTGCAGGCGCTGGCCATTTTTAGCGTGGTCGCTCTGTTTTCCGGCATGGTCGGCGCGTTCTTCCAGCGCAGGAAATCGGCAGCCACTATCATGAACCGCTTGGCGGGCACGGCGTTTATCGGACTCGGTATACGCATCGCTTTGCCGCAATAAGCAATCAACGCAATCAACAGCAATCAACGAAAAGCAAGACACCCCTATGGCACTTTTGCAAATCTCAGAACCCGGCATGTCCACCGCACCGCATCAGCATCGGCTGGCGGTGGGGATAGACCTGGGCACCACCAATTCGCTGGTAGCGACGGTCCGCAACAGCATCCCCGAGGTGCTCAACGATGAAGCCGGCCGGCCTTTGCTGCCGTCGATCGTGCGCTATCTGCCGAACGGCAATGCCCACATCGGCTACAAGGCGCAGGCAGCCCAGACTACCGATCCCAAGAACACCATTTTGTCGGTCAAGCGTTTCATGGGCCGCGGCTTGAAGGACATCGCCTACGCAGAAAACCTGCCTTACGATTTCCTCGATGTGCCTGGCATGGTGCAGCTCAAGACGGTGGCTGGAGTCAAGAGCCCGGTGGAAATCTCGGCGGAAATCCTGGCCACCCTGCGGCAGCAGGCGGAAGACGCGCTGGGCGACGACCTGGTCGGCGCCGTGATCACCGTGCCGGCCTATTTCGACGATGCACAGCGCCAAGCCACCAAGGACGCAGCCAAGCTGGCCGGCCTGAATGTGCTGCGCCTGCTGAACGAACCGACTGCGGCGGCGATCGCCTACGGCCTGGACAACGCCTCGGAAGGCGTCTACGTGGTCTACGATCTCGGCGGCGGCACTTTCGATATCTCTATCCTGAAGCTGACCAAGGGCGTGTTTGAAGTGCTGGCCACCGGCGGCGATTCGGCGCTGGGCGGCGATGATTTCGACCATCGACTGATTTGCTGGATCAGCAAGGAAGCCGCGCTGGCGCCTTTATCCGATGAAGACACCCGGATACTGATGGTCAAGGCGCGCGAAGCCAAGGAACTGCTGTCGACCAAGGCAGAGGTGACCATCGACGCCGTCCTGAATTCAGGCGAACGGGTGCACCTGGTGCTGACTTCGGAAGTTTTTGAGGCAATCACCCAGCATCTGGTGGTCAAGACTTTGACGCCAACCCGCAAGGCGTTGCGCGATGCCGAACTGAGTATCGATGACGTCGATGGCGTGGTGCTGGTCGGCGGCGCTACCCGCATGCCTAGCATCCGCAAGGCGGTCGGCGAATATTTTCAGACTACGCCGCTGGCGAATATCGATCCGGATAAAGTAGTCGCGCTGGGCGCGGCGATCCAGGCCAATCTGCTGGCCGGCAACCGCGCTCCTGGCGACGACTGGCTGCTGCTGGATGTGATTCCCTTGTCGCTAGGCATAGAAACCATGGGCGGCCTGGTGGAAAAAGTCATTCCGCGCAACTCGACCATTCCCTGCGCCCGCGCCCAGGAATTCACCACTTTCAAGGATGGCCAGACCGCAATGGCGATCCAGGTCCTGCAAGGCGAGCGCGAGCTGGTCAGCGATTGCCGTTCGCTGGCCAAGTTTGAATTGCGCGGGATTCCACCGATGGCGGCCGGCGCGGCGCGTATCCGTGTTACCTATCAGGTCGACGCCGATGGCTTGCTGTCGGTATCGGCGCGCGAACTGCGCTCCGGCGTGGAAGCTTCGATCAGCGTCAAGCCGTCTTACGGCCTGGCAGATGACGATATCGCCCGCATGCTGCAAGAGTCGTTTGCCTCAGCCGACGTCGACATGCAGGCGCGCGCCTTGAAAGAAGAACAGGTGGAAGCCGAACGTATCGTGCTGGCCACCGAATCGGCCTTGCAGAGCGATGCCGCGCTGTTGTCGGCGGCAGAGCAGGGCGCGATTGCAGTCTTGATCGCGGCTGTCCGCGAACAAGCGCAAGGCAGCGACCACCTGGCCATCAAGGTGGCAGTCGATGCGCTGGCGCACGGCACCGAGGAGTTTGCCGCGCGCCGCATGGACCGCAGCGTGCACGATGCCTTGACCGGCAAGACGCTGGACCAGGTGTCGTAAATAATTGCAGAATAATTTCACACGCAGAATCAACCTATTCCCGAGGTAAACCAAGTGCCCCAAATCGTCGTATTGCCCCATCCTACCTATTGCCCAGAGGGCGTTGTGATTGAAGCCCCGCGCGGACAGTCGGTCTGCGATGCCTTGCTCGAGCATGACATCGAGATCGAGCACGCCTGCGAAAAATCCTGCGCCTGCACTACCTGCCACGTCGTGGTGCGCGAAGGCTTTGCCTCGCTCGGCGAACTTGAAGACAAAGAAGAAGACTTGCTGGACATGGCCTGGGGGCTGGAAGCGACTTCGCGCCTGTCCTGCCAGGCCATCCTCGGCGAGCAAGACCTGGTAGTCGAGATTCCCAAGTACACCATCAACCACGCCAGCGAAAACCACTAAGAACCACTAAGCGGAGCAGCGCCATGAAATGGATAGACTCACTGCAGATTGCAGAAGCCTTGTACGACAAATTCCCGGACGTCGATCCGGAAAAAATCCGGTTCACCGATTTGCACAACTGGGTGCTGGAACTGGACGGTTTCGACGATGATCCCAAGCATACCGGCGAGAAAATCCTGGAAGCGATACAAGCAGCCTGGATAGAAGAAGCCAGATAAACGCCGGCCCAATAAAAAACCCGCTGTCGCTACATCAGTAGCAACAGCGGGTTTTTATTTGGCGCAGCGGTTTTAGCCGCGGCCTTCCAGGTGACCGTTGACGACGCGAACTGCATCGCCGACACGCCAGCCCTGGCCCGATTGCGGGAAGGTGCGGGTCTTGCCGTCGTCCATCCGCACCACTACCTGATAGGTGGTGTTGCTGCGGGTGCGTTTTTCCACTTCGTTGCCGGCAAAGCCGCCGCCGACAGCACCGGCGACCGTCGCCAGGGTGTTGCCGTTGCCGTGGCCGACCTGATGGCCTAGCACACCGCCCAATACCGCGCCGGCTGCAATGCCCAAGCCGCTAGGCGGGACCGCGTGCTGGATCGCCTGGATCGATTCAACCTGGCCGCAGCTATGGCAGATTGCTGGCTGTGACGGTGCGGACTGGCGCGGCGCCTGTGCATATTCGGGACGCTGGACGGGTTGCTGTTGCGGCTGCTGTGCCTGCATCGGCGGCTGCGCGTAATTGCCGTTCTGGCCGCCTTGCTGCATCTGGCCACCTTGCTGCATGCCGTTGTTCATCAGCGGCTGCTGCTGAGGCTGTTGTTGCGCTTGTTGTTGCTGCTGGTTGTAGTCGGCAGAGCCTGGCGCCAGCGCGGCGACTGAGGCCGGCGTCGACTGCGAGCTAGGGAACAGGCCTGTCATCGCGGCCACGCCTATCAGGCTGGCCAGCGTTACTGCTACGGCCGCGGTGGCGACCAGCGGGTGAATGCGGTTGCTTGGTTTCGGGTTGTCCATTATTACCTCCAGAAAATCTTTTGTTTGTTGAGTAATGTCATTATCAAAGCTTCGCGGGCTGAACACTAGGTTGATAATGTGTCAGATGTATCCTTATGTAACGAGTTCAATCTGTCAGGAAACATTTTACTGGGGGAATTGGATTTGCCGCGCAAGAATCAAAAAAATAGCTTATTTCAGCCGTAGGGCGGGCATGCAATGCCCACGCGATGTGGAAGATATCGCTTACGCGTGGGCACTTTGTGTACATCCTGCAAACTTGAGCTATGCCGGCCCCGGCTGGAATGCCGGGCACGGCTAGAAAGTATGGCTCATGCCGACCGCATAGCCGGTGGTGTCGGCCTTGATTTTTTCCCGGTACAGGTCGCTGTACAGGATGGTGCGTTTAGACAACGGGTGACTGTAGCCCAGGCTGACCTTGTGGTTGCCGCTGTCCTGGTTGCGCCCGTAGCCGGCCTTGATGCTGTCCGTGCCGACCGCATAGGTGGCCGCCAGCACCATCAGCCGTTCGCTGCTCCTGCCGGCCGCTGCCGCATTCACGCCGACCAGTTTGGTATGGGCATAAGAGCCCATCAGCACCAGCCCGCTGAAATCGTAGGAGCCGCCCAGGAAATAGATATTGTCGCTATTGCCATTGCGTTCATAGGATGCCATGGCGCCGACCGGGCCTTTGCCATAGTTGAGCGAGATGCCGAGGTTGCGGGTTTTCGCCAGCGGATTTCTTTCGACCTCGCCGGCCACGGCAAAGCGGAAGCCGGAAAAATCCGGCGAATCGTAGAACACGCCATTGCTGATGCGCGCGAAGTTGGCGTAGCCGAGCGCGACGTCGCTGATGCCGTCGCTGCTGTAGCTGCCGGTCTGGTAGCTGGCCAGCGAACCGTTGAAGCCGCTGTTGTACCAAGGCTCGAACAGCCAGATATTGTTCCACAAGGGCGTCACCGCGCGGCCTATGCGCAAGCTGCCGGCGCTGCCGCTTTTCAGGCCGACTGTGCTCTCACCCTGGAAGAAGGTGGTCGGACGCTCCTGGGCGCCGGTGGCGGGTATGAAGCGGGTCTGCAGATTGAAGATGGTGGCCAGGCCGTCGCCCAGGTCTTCCTGCCCCTTGAAGCCCAGCCAGTTGTTGTAGCCGCGCCCCATGATGACCGCGCCGCCGCTTTCCTTGCCGATAGATACATCCAGGTTGCCGTACATGGTTACGCTGGTTTGCGCCTGCGCCTGGGATGCTGCCGCTGCGAGTAGGACAAGTCCTAACTTGAACGTCTTGCGGCGCAATTGCCGGCTGCTGCCGCGATTCAGATTTATCATTCCTGGTCTCCGTGTCGTTATATATTTTTTGAGCGCGCATGCTGCGAGCCGGCTTATCTTCTGCGATTCGGCGGATGTTTCCCAACGCAATTATTAGATGGACCTATCGCATATTCAGATAAGTCCTACGGACGCTTGAGAAGGCGGCCGGATGGCGGTGGCGCGCCATCCACGGCTGACGGGGAGAACGGCGTTGCGAGCGGATTTGCCAGTAGAATGTCAGGCACAGCAGCGCATAAAATACTGACAACGCGCTGCCAAGATAACTAAATCACAGGAGATACCCATGGATCGTCGCTGCCTGCCATTAAATGCATTGCGCGCTTTCGAGGCGGCCGGCAAGCATCTGAGCGTGACTGCCGCGGCGAACAGCCTGTTCGTCTCGCAGAGCGCCGTCAGCCGCCATATCCTGACGCTGGAAGCCTTGCTGGGCGTGAAGCTGTTTGACCGCAAGCACCAGCATCTGGAGCTGACCGAAGCGGGGCGGGCGCTGCTGCCGGTGGTGAACAAGTCCTTCGACCGCATCGAGCATGTGCTGAAAGACATCCTCAAGGACGGCGCCGAATCGCGCCGCGTGCTGCACATCCAGATGCCGTCGACCTTCGCGCATAACCTTGCGGTGCCTATCCTGCGCGAATTCAGGAATATCTTCCCGGATGTGATGCTGGACCTGGTGATCCCCAACAAGGTCGGCATGCCGGATATCAACAGCGATATCGCGGTGGTGTATTCCAAGCCCGAAGTCAATGATCTGATCGCCGACCTGCTCTGGCATGTGCGGCTGACGCCGCTGTGCCATCCCTGCCTGCTGCAGGCGGCCAACGCCGCCAGCCTGGCGGATTTTGTGGCCGGCAACGAGATCGTGCACGTGATCCTGGAAGGGCAGCCGCGCCATCGTCTGTGGGACCGTTTCGTGCGGCAGGCCGAACTGTCCAAGGTCTCGGTGGACCGCGGGCTGGTGTTCGAGACCGCCAACCTGGCGGCGCAATATGCGATGAGCGGCACTGGCATCGCCCTGC
The sequence above is a segment of the Collimonas sp. PA-H2 genome. Coding sequences within it:
- a CDS encoding LysR substrate-binding domain-containing protein, giving the protein MDRRCLPLNALRAFEAAGKHLSVTAAANSLFVSQSAVSRHILTLEALLGVKLFDRKHQHLELTEAGRALLPVVNKSFDRIEHVLKDILKDGAESRRVLHIQMPSTFAHNLAVPILREFRNIFPDVMLDLVIPNKVGMPDINSDIAVVYSKPEVNDLIADLLWHVRLTPLCHPCLLQAANAASLADFVAGNEIVHVILEGQPRHRLWDRFVRQAELSKVSVDRGLVFETANLAAQYAMSGTGIALLDPLLFQDELRSGALVQPFDAWVDDGYGYYLLTHSDDLLDETIASFRSWMIQRFANSSLELQHLVRRTGLPAAAAQA